ACAAGATTCAATTTGTGAAACGCCTATTACTAAAATCACAACTTCCGAAGAAATTTCCCTTGTCTCCATAGTAACTGACGATGAAAATTTGGCAAACGATAACCCACTATCTTTGTTAGAAAACCCTCTAgacatatttgaattttctgaGGATGAAGCAATGGCACTTGACTCTCTAAGTCAACCGAAAATTGTTTCCCCAGTGAGATCTACGAATTCCCTCGTGCCTTCTTTAAAGGCAAATACGCACTCAAATATCAACTGTGATATTTCtaccaaattttcatttcctgctAAGAGTTTACTCAAGTCAGTTGAGAAAACGAAGGATTCGCCTAGCGAGACACGTCGTACCAAACAGAAACCAACTTGCCAATCAGAAAGTTCGGAAGGTATTAATGGAGGTTTACCTTTAGAGAAATCTAGATCTAAAAATAAAGCATTTTCTGCTGTTGCCGCTGCTAGAAAGCGCAAATACCctgaaaatggggaaaatacCAATCAATCTCTTACTACCAGCTGTGCCATACTCTCTCATTGtacatcagaaaaagaaacggaaactGTTCAAAGTGCacctgtaaagaaaaaaattaaacataccAGTTGTTCCATACTTTCATACTTATGTACAccagaaaaaggaaggaaaacatCTGTTAATGCacctttaaagaaaaaccaactacCCAGAGATGACAGCTGCTCTCCTCCATCAAGTACACAGAAAAAGTGAATATTTGTGTCGGATGAATATTGTCGTCATTGCGCAacgtgttttttaaattaatgtatTGTAATCttgaaacgaaataaaatcttTGTGTCATTTATGGATTCATGTTTACTGTTTTCCTAATTATACTGCATATGTAAAGTAcagtatcatttattttgaaaattagtcAAAATTAGTTAACCTGATTgaagttttttaaagtaaaaaacaaagaactgATTAAGTTAGATTTGAGCAGCACATACACTGTTTTGAATCCATATTCCGATACCGCGTGAAAAGTTGACTTTAAGTGCAATAATGTTATGTTATTAGCGTTAGCCTACATAGAATTATATGCGTGATCGtgataaaattgttttgtaaGAATTAAAGTGCACGCATATAAAATATACTGTTTTAGAGATCATTATTGAATTTA
The sequence above is drawn from the Daphnia pulicaria isolate SC F1-1A chromosome 1, SC_F0-13Bv2, whole genome shotgun sequence genome and encodes:
- the LOC124327991 gene encoding uncharacterized protein LOC124327991, with product MDSVIDENDKNTTEIARNEVAIAVKKAATVKRLKLLEEQRKKKNEKLASVKPKKPVNKKSNPIQGPVTCSPPPNLIAKSSACLPSAPNNVTSSQSYTPQKICSSNLSVSLVKDRINEDPIHGQDSICETPITKITTSEEISLVSIVTDDENLANDNPLSLLENPLDIFEFSEDEAMALDSLSQPKIVSPVRSTNSLVPSLKANTHSNINCDISTKFSFPAKSLLKSVEKTKDSPSETRRTKQKPTCQSESSEGINGGLPLEKSRSKNKAFSAVAAARKRKYPENGENTNQSLTTSCAILSHCTSEKETETVQSAPVKKKIKHTSCSILSYLCTPEKGRKTSVNAPLKKNQLPRDDSCSPPSSTQKK